atttagggttagcttagcagtaggaatcattcccaatgtttggagggcagtgaaggttgtcttcattccaaagctagggagaattgatcataccaaggccaaggatatgagaccaatcagtctgtcttccttcattctcaaaacattggaaaaactggttaatggatacgttggggagaggaggctatgtagggtccctctacacctgaaccaacacgcatgccaaccaggtaaatcatgggagacagctctccaccaactcatcgggaaggtggaaaaagcacttcacttccaagaaatagccctctgcatcttgcTGGATATCAAGGGGCCTTTAGTAACaagaccttcgattccatggtaagggcagcagcggtgcatgacctggggaccactatatgtaggtggaccagagccatgcttagtggaaggaaggtacaggccaccatgatgaatgaaaatatggtaattaagaccactagaggctgcccacaaggaggagttttgtctcctctattgtggaatctagtggtgaacgaactcattggggAACTAAATCCCAGACattgcttctgccaaggatacgaagatgaccttgtcatagtaatacttggcaaattcactgacacagtcagcaatatggcacaaggagggttggacattatgcaaaaatggtgcattaaacaggatctgagagttaatcctaagaagactgttgtggtgccatttacgaagagacatattcagcatgcaagttggaatctaaagctcttcgatgaaactctacctgtgaaggggacagtgaaatatctaggggtaaccttggatgagaagctaacttgtgaacccctcacattaagagtatctgctccaagacaaaaagcactttagtgaatactaggagggcttgtggcaaaaactggggcctaagccccaggagtatgcactggatatacaccacagtggttagacctaggatttcctacggggccgtagtgtggtggaaggtAGAAcagcagagattggcctgcttagccataatgggtggaattagcagcacaccaaccgctggaatggaagccatgctggatatgcctccactacctttgggttaagatggaggcagcagctggggcatacagacttaaaactggccaaaactgggtctcatttggatatccagaatcacacactaacatagtgagtgacgtaaatataggtatggctggggaaatgcccgctgactatataataaatccgaactgcttcgacaagccttacaacataacaattggaagtagggagcagaggGAGAAAACAGTTAGACACTGTACGGGGGACATCGTTTAgttcactgatgggtcgaaaacagatcaaggcattggggcagggttgtacggggttcagccaagactggagagcagcatctctctagggaaactggcctctgtattccaagccgaaattactgcaatcagggcatgtgtggaagaGAATATGAGTAGATGCTACAatgacatctattcagacagccaggcagccctgaaatcattggcagctcctgcaacaagatctaagattgttgcagattgccacagggctctggtggagctagggggaagcaatagggtatacctagtgtgggtccctggccactcagggatctgtggcaatgaacaagccgatagattggctaggatgagggcaacaactccatttattggaccgaaacctgtcttgacaatcaccaaggctatgatcaaattagaactatggaactggcttaggaaacagcatgtaggatattggaccaaggtccataaacaaaaacatggtaaggtaatgatgcccaagccatgttttaaaagaagctctgtaatcctgggattgaacaggaaagagatcaaactcatgactggactgatgactggccatgggaactttaaaaaacacctacacacaatgggtataatggaagaggaccctaaatgtaggatctgtgatgagggtgaagaaactgcatcacacctaatctttgaatgcatggcattggagagtaaaagatacagaatcttcgggacaactagacctgaagaaattgtgtctaacaaaaaactggtagagggactccttgctatatttaagggcactggttggctttactagatatatagGGAGCAATACCGCACAATAAAcatagtttcggtgcgggcagtggcgggttagacctaagctgttttagctctcctgttaacatcaatcaatcaatcaatcaatcaatcaacagtcattggatctcgaccaacgcgagcagcaatgtcgcaatatgatAAATTGCAATCactataggctgcaatccgacctttatcaaagtcggaaacgtgatggtacgcatttctcctccttacacgaggcatcacaatgtttcaccaggcaacgccggtcaactgctgtttgtgtatgagaaatcgattggaaactttcctcatgtcagcacattgtaggtgtcaccactagcgccaaccttgtgtgaatgctctgaaaagctaatcatttacatatcacagcatcttcttcctgtcagttaaatttcgcgtctgtagcacgtcatcttcgtggtgtagcaattttaatggccagcagtgtatctgccAATGGTGTGTTCTTGTACAGTgttacactgacatctgaccatgtctactGGCTGCTTCACTATTTTGTTGGGCAGTGTAGCCCTGTACAGTCCCATACCACAAATTAATTTAGTAAATCAATCTTATGGCCATTCGCAGGGAAAACCACATAGTATATAAGAGACACACCCTTGTTAAACTGTTCTGCATCTGAGTTCTCATTTAAAAAGTGATAATGTACTTTTTTCAAACATTTCCAGAAGTGCTGTCTATCCTACATCTCAGTGAATTAAGTGCAGAATCTACCCCACAACAAGGGCCACTAAGATGTGCTTTATGTAGATCGCAAATGGTATCATTCTTTGCTGGAAATTTATGAAAAGTGATTCTGTGACAGAGCAAGTAACTGTATGGATAATTTGGGAACAGAAAACAACCTATCCCATTGATGCATCACAAGCAGTTGTTACCAGATGTCAAGCAGTGCATCACTCACTCTCCTCAACAGACTTGCTATAAAGCTAGTCCTGAAAGCACCTTAGGCTAGGCTAACACCTCATCGTCGGCTTAATCAATAGTTTGCACAGAAATGTAGGTCTTGTTGAACATTGTACATTTATAATATAGCCAGGATCAGTCAAAAACTATGCAGAACTGGAGATATGCATTGTAACAGTCACATAAACATGTTTTGTGTCTTCAGATCCTAAAGTATGGTGACTGGGACAGCTTAGAACGAAATATGTGGTCCAAAAATATTACTCACTAATTatatattctgaaaatatttgtagctTCACGTAATATAAGTCATATGATAAACACTTCTCATGCAAAAAATACGTGCATGATATGCTTATTTCCTCGGTAAGTGTATTGTAATGTCCTCAGGTTGTCAAAAGACAGATCAACACCCACTGAACCCACACTGAGAGTGTTTGCAATGGTTAGACTTCAGCAACTACTGGGATATGTTAAGTTCTTTCCTGATATGAAGAGAGGAACCAAAACTCTCTCTTACCATAAACTGGTAAACTGTCCTACCTGTAATATTATATCAAAACATTTTAAGAGTGTGTGTCTGCTGTAGCAAGCAGCACAGGATTCAGCTATGAATGAGCACAATATCACAAGGCTCAGACAGTGTCGAATCCAGCTGCCATGTAGAGAAAGGGTGATTTACAGCTCATTATTACTGGAACTGTAAGCTATTTCACACATCTTCACAAGTGCATGGATACAGCGGAATGTTGGATTCCTAGATGCAGTGGTGGTAGTCTTGCCAATGTGGTTCGTCATTGCTTGGGAGATATCTCGAGGCAATGTTTGCAGATGCACATGTTCCAAAAATCGTTCACTGGCCATGGCCCTCAGAGAATGAAAGGCTGTGAGGTTCTCTGTACCCGGATGGTTTCTTAAGTGATGCCACAAATGTGACTTGGATTCCAGCTATACACAAATTCTCCACAGAGGCTGCCTCCTAAAATGAAAGACAGATGAGGtagtgttttgataataataatagcactccgacttcaggccacgagtggcctaccaggaccatccgaccgccgtgtcatcctcagtggaggacgcggataggaggggtgtggggtcagccagcaccccctgtaaaagaaagcctgtctacgtagtgcgtgacgtcacaagatggcTACACACATAGTCCCTTCTTCAACAGTTTCACGGAACAGTGCTTGTGAATAGTCGTTCGGCGAGTTACGCGTCAGTTTAGTATTATAGTGAATGGTGTTCCTGCGTTAGTGTACGTGATTTGGTTGTTTAGTTTCtgtgcactaaactggtgatctgtttTTCTTTGCTGTGAAAATTTCGTTGCCTGCAAAATGCCGTATCGTTGTTGTGTGCCGAATTGTAGAGGAAATTACGACGGTGGACCAAAAGTAACCGTGTTTAAATTTCCGGAGGATGAAGCAACGAGGAAGAAATGGTTGTCACGTATTCGCAGACATAACTTCACTCCTTCTTCAAGTTCAAGagtaagtatttgttttgtttatttcttaaaagaggttAAGTGTGCTAACACAGAATAGGCACTTATGCAGTAAGGAAGGTCAGCGACATTTTGACTAATAGATCTTAACTGAATAAGTGCCGAACTAAATAGCGTTTCGTTTTCTTGCCCTGGCAATTCTACAGTTTAGCTGGTATAGGTTATATGAATTCTGTAAGTTCAACCAGTATAGCCTAAGCACAGTCATACTTACGTAGTTAAATATCTCAGTATATCTTTATACTTACTGTTTATGCTGCCTGTTGTTAGGAATAAAAGTCGGTTTATAATTAAGTACGTGCACTTAAGATACAGACGACTTTCGATGTATTCTGCTTCtgtatttagtgtttctttttgctgtaaaagtctttaggaagttgcctgttcaaaaacaagtaatgtggtttacccagaaattgaaaatgaagtaaaaacagtgtctcagtcgcttgtttttaataaattattggtggGAATTTGAAGTCATTGCAAGGAATGTTACTATTAGGGAATATAGTAGGCTTTAGACTTAACAGTGAACcatagacaggaaaaatgaatgagtacatgaatggattaacaggccatcacaaaatgcaaagggagaaactgtgaaaacataaaaaatacttgtggattttacaaattcttactttctgggtctggaatttcagatacatgccagtgacctacacagctgtcttatagatacacagctacagtacttgaaagcaattgtgtgctcatgtttagcctaataggtagcacataagtggcaatgtattagttcatcatactgtcagtttttatgtaagttatgaactgatatcaaaagcaaaacagtgtctatctgataaaaagcactacctttaagtatttcgtagttctaaaggttacacagtgtgacaattactttgtattattctgttactgtgtcacagttgcttctatggattacacctgtgtgagtttggtgtcatcatgctttcttgtgtccgaggtgtgtgtgtggggtggggggtgggggggaatagaGCAAGACATTAAGCAAAAGTCCCACCCCTCTTGTGAATATATGAGCTTCAaggctaaattataaaaaaaattgtcactgttattgaatcatgctacaaacattagtcaatgtttgtaatttttgatggggaaagtactttcttcatttcaccatctctttaagagcttgttgccatgacatgtaactgcatgtgttttgatattgaagtgttattgttttatagagttactatgccatggccacatttatcacttgagtattctacattttagttgggagtctatttgtattttagaactagaaactaactttatattcataaattgttttcacactattaatattgtcatcacattcagttgtaagcacagttttcattttttattcatttttaattacaggtatgtcatgttcacttccacaaggatgatgttatttgggaaacacaaattgtggatgaaaggactggtcagttattaagagccccccttctcaaaccacgtttgagaccacatgcagttccatcactactcccaaactgtccttcctacctttcaaaggaagaaagtagacgtgaagggccagaggagaaaaagcaaaggcttgaaaatgagcagttagctgcagcgttacaatatagtttagcatcacagaaggactatgaaaacactttcagcttcagttctttagaagagttgatgttgcgtacgaaggaagtggatttgcccaacgagtggagtgtgatcgaaaaacacagtgattttgtttgttttttaaagataataagaaatccagcaccattaatcacacattctgtcgttatagatagtaatttaaatgtttcattgtttaagaaagatgtacaaattaagacattaggaaaaagatcttttcctgtaattgtaaccaatatccatgaaattgtcagtgtactgcaggagttttcagacacagattgtgggcactcagaaacttctatagatagtattgtagagatagtgaaagacagtctaggagtgctgaaagacagtttacaggagagtgaaaaggagatggtagactttatatatgaacaagttagtctcataaatgtaaagaaatttaatcataggtttagttctacatttatgatactgtgttgtttgctattttccatttcatctcatgcttacaattttttacgtagcagctcattaatgaaaatgccacatccaagcactctgcgtagggtctgcagcaaatttaatgtgaatccatctcacgaaaggcttgggggaagtaatttcctgtcctatgcaagacagaaatttcaatacttgaacagcaatgatgtcaatgttgttttgagtgtagatgaaattcatctaaattcttatttggaatataaaggaggtagtgttttgggcatgtcatataactcggaatgtgctgcaaattcagcatttgtatttatgttgcagagtgtcaagtctttgtacagggatgttgttcacattttaccggtgaaaaccatttcatctaatgcattatacaatgtgctactggccataataaatggccttgaactaataggctatagggttttttgtgtggtaactgacaacaacaaaatcaatagcaaaaccatgtcaatgttttctctggataaagctgttaatatagtttttaaacatccatctgatcctaatcgcccacttttctttttaattgatgccgtacacattgttaaatgcataagaaatgtgtggctgaaccaaaaaaatgatggtaaagatatgttttatcctcagtttccagttagaaaagaagtggaagaaaataagttttctgtagcttcttttaaaacattgaaacagatttatgacatagattccagttctttagtaaaatattgtcacacattgtctctcaaatcactttgccctacatcattagaaaaacagagcatgaaactagtgctgcagatattcaatcgacatgtgtcagagggccttgaggtagctagtgataaatttgatttgagacatgcaccatcaacagcagaatacattcgaataataacaaaatggtttgatgtcatgaatgtgaaatcagtgtttaaagggaaacacaaacagaatccttatatggatccgttgacaactgatagcgtttctatgcaatttttgctagattttctagactggcttgatgtgtggaaagcaaagggtttgtcaagtgggtttctcacaaaagaaacattttttgctattcagcatacaacatatgccgtggtagagattgctcgatactgtactgaagagctaggtatgagctatttactgacagccaagctacaaacagatgtgcttgagcggcgttttggaaagtatagacagcttgcaggttcccaatacaatgtttcagtgacacaagtctatgaagcagaaaagaagcttcgaattcaaagtgtaatgcctttagttttatgttctccttcctatggcaatatcacagtaggggccataaaaaattttatgttttctgaagttgaagaaacacacacattagacatagaagtcagtgtaactcaagacgatgttctttcagtgaaagatattgcaacgtctttaactttcattgcaggctactgtgctcatgcagtgattaagaagctgaaatgtgagagttgccttaatgaaattgtgattgaaaaggagttgccaataaacgaacattttagtttgatacagagacttgatcatggaggactaaaatacccatcagacactattttaaatatgattgtctacacttatattgtcatcagcaaacttctcaaagaacatgaaagagattttcttgcctgtacgaatcaacgtgctattgcctgtgcagtagcacttgctactcttcacgaaaatgactttttattatttgatggggtatgctgcaatggacattcatcccaggcaataatgaaaagtgttgtttgggttggtgtcaatatatttttaaacaactactgtaaaaaggttaatggaaaaaaaaattcaaaaaacactcagcgaaaactgcaaactcttacaacataattttgaaatctttatcttagattctttttaaatcattaatacaaaacctgtcatcagtaatattgccacatcaacaaatgcctcttaagctgaactagtcaggttaatctgaaactagtcaaacttaccaaattgcaacttatggctgagagtttgtataaatattttaatatacagctgctaacagctatcaacactaatatcctaacgtgaaatttttatcaaagaaattaatctttaatataaagaatcttacactaattctttctcagttgaagttgggtggtgaatgatacatacaggagggaggggagggggtgtggcaGGCAGAGAGGACCAATAGTAATCTTGTTATAGTATGTGAAACCTAAAAATCATTTCGCTTGCTTTTCcgagtatgacttaaaccacttctttgctgcatgccttattcatagtatttctaatttgtgtaataaagttatgtggcccaacatggcacatgcctttgacaaagacaagacaatgccattttgatcaccttcctttattattttgagaaaaacttacacaaactgtgctatagcagactccactttttttgcaaacaaggttagtttgttttggtgataaatggaagacaagagcaaaattgctctatagttctctacattctctgcaatacttttctttgtatactgaagttattactttagcttgtgatacatgtgagaaatctgccaatttgtaatgattcattaattgttactgttgaaaaagctactatagtatttatgcattctttaggtagacaaacttcgatttcacgtagtgttcgtggtgttcctctgtcttctactactgtcactgttatgagtgcagatgtgcatgctgtgacaattgcccctctttttctgagtttactactttctctgcagctgttataactgttgttctctcaacattttcttatgtagatcatgtttgcatatattttactaccaatacaaatggagaagctggtgggggagggctttgcagtactttcatggcctttgtgtataatgattggcaggtctcctcatctaatagtaatgtaattctggaacagctctcacttctgttacaagcactattgagtgccactaatcctcaggttgactaattactgagctctttaaatagatgcttgctctgtgccataaagtgccttcttgttagctcatctttgctgaggagaaaaaatctgaggtggactctcaggtatgcccttctgttggctttttgaatatatttgtttataaaagaatattaaaaaagcttaagcctgtcacaattgcttttcactcacctaatctaattaatgttagcagatcatattccaacaccacttgacacatttttgccacataacatacacttacagttggtaattacttgcaatttacagggtgacctaatataatgtctatatgcattgccatttttctactacagtgctttcatatgcattcttcctacacaaaactttatggtgcagtgttttatttgcattcttttagtgtcccacttaaagaccttccattactaccctggagattataaaatagcaatttaataattaatgttgttcaaaatttatcattattattcctaaaattatgaaacttaagtctcaagaatgtggttattgttaatgtttggccttggtgtccataagtcttaattattttgtccctacatagtattcatgctgtacatctataattttctat
This sequence is a window from Schistocerca nitens isolate TAMUIC-IGC-003100 chromosome 3, iqSchNite1.1, whole genome shotgun sequence. Protein-coding genes within it:
- the LOC126248581 gene encoding uncharacterized protein LOC126248581 translates to MPYRCCVPNCRGNYDGGPKVTVFKFPEDEATRKKWLSRIRRHNFTPSSSSRVCHVHFHKDDVIWETQIVDERTGQLLRAPLLKPRLRPHAVPSLLPNCPSYLSKEESRREGPEEKKQRLENEQLAAALQYSLASQKDYENTFSFSSLEELMLRTKEVDLPNEWSVIEKHSDFVCFLKIIRNPAPLITHSVVIDSNLNVSLFKKDVQIKTLGKRSFPVIVTNIHEIVSVLQEFSDTDCGHSETSIDSIVEIVKDSLGVLKDSLQESEKEMVDFIYEQVSLINVKKFNHRFSSTFMILCCLLFSISSHAYNFLRSSSLMKMPHPSTLRRVCSKFNVNPSHERLGGSNFLSYARQKFQYLNSNDVNVVLSVDEIHLNSYLEYKGGSVLGMSYNSECAANSAFVFMLQSVKSLYRDVVHILPVKTISSNALYNVLLAIINGLELIGYRVFCVVTDNNKINSKTMSMFSLDKAVNIVFKHPSDPNRPLFFLIDAVHIVKCIRNVWLNQKNDGKDMFYPQFPVRKEVEENKFSVASFKTLKQIYDIDSSSLVKYCHTLSLKSLCPTSLEKQSMKLVLQIFNRHVSEGLEVASDKFDLRHAPSTAEYIRIITKWFDVMNVKSVFKGKHKQNPYMDPLTTDSVSMQFLLDFLDWLDVWKAKGLSSGFLTKETFFAIQHTTYAVVEIARYCTEELGMSYLLTAKLQTDVLERRFGKYRQLAGSQYNVSVTQVYEAEKKLRIQSVMPLVLCSPSYGNITVGAIKNFMFSEVEETHTLDIEVSVTQDDVLSVKDIATSLTFIAGYCAHAVIKKLKCESCLNEIVIEKELPINEHFSLIQRLDHGGLKYPSDTILNMIVYTYIVISKLLKEHERDFLACTNQRAIACAVALATLHENDFLLFDGVCCNGHSSQAIMKSVVWVGVNIFLNNYCKKVNGKKNSKNTQRKLQTLTT